One Hippoglossus stenolepis isolate QCI-W04-F060 chromosome 6, HSTE1.2, whole genome shotgun sequence genomic window, TTGTTCCTATGGTTACACTCAGcaggacctttttttttttccctttcatatGATGTCATATCCTATAATCCTAAAACGCTTTGTCTATTTTTGCAGGCTGACGTCTTTTCCTGACTCCATAAACAATAGGGCTTGGCTATGAATGTGCAGTTCAGATAACATTGTGTGTTTAGTTACTTTGACAAGAACCACTGCCTAATTTGGACACGTCGTCATGATACGAACGGGACCAATGCAGCACGATTTataaaaaaccaaacaaacaaagagagtAGATGCCACACAGCTACACATGAGGTGGCCTTAGTGGCAAGGTAATACCTGATACTTATCTGTGATGACAGTTAAATGTATCCACAGCCCGAGGCCTGGGAGAGAAAAGCTCCCTGACCTGAAAAAGCTCCGGTGACAACAACGCACCTGATATAACCTTCATGCTTTTATTGGTTAGAATTgatacaaagagacacacacagcacatccCGCACACAATTCACGACACGCCCATATGAGTGACATCTATCAGATCGTGTTTCCTTTAGGTAGCCTTGTTATGGCTGCTTCTCTTATCCTCGGAGACGCAGCTAGAAAATAAAGGTTAATATCTGTAACGATAATCAACTCCACCCTTCCCTTCTGTTTGCTCTGAACTGGAGAGTATATTTGCCAGCTACACATACAATAGTTGTAAAGGAGGTCAGGCCAAACCGAGATAACAGCCAGACGGAGATAAGATAAATCACTGCTTTTTTCAATGAAGAgtctttttcagtgttttgtcctcttcttttatcccttatcttattttattcagCATTTGGTGCATACATTTTCAAGTGTGGATACCCGACCCGAGCCCTTAGCGACCCTGATGATATTCGGCTTCAGGTTGGATTCGGTCACGTTTTCCACGCTGTCTACTTGAGTCTTTACACTGCATGTGCTCGGTTCATTTACTCTCGGGCATGGacaggttcagacagaaaatgttctcctcctctcttctccttttctttttttaatttagtttttccccacttatatttacatttaaacatgtgctGGCCCTGCGATACgttggcgacctgtccagggtgtacctcGCCTCTAGCCCAATATCAACTGAGCATAGATGATGTGGTAGTGGtatagatgaatagatggaaCTGTTGTGTGAGGAGATTCAACCATTATGAGTTTTCAGTTTAgtggtgttgttttgttggTGATAGATAAAGACAGCAGGGCTATAATGATTCATTTTGAGCGTGTAGAGTACATCCAGATCGCCCAAGTATCCACATGGAAGGAGATAATTAAATGCTGCAGCCAAGGAACAGGGATTGTGTGGTGGTTACTTCATCCCAGAGAAGTATCCAGTTGCTCTCATTATGTGCGTCTTGTGCTGAGTAATGTTTGTTCTGTGAATGACTTTTTATTGTATTAGCCGAATGTGTAACATGCTGAAGGTGTTATTACAGATTTTATTCCAAACGTGCTAATGAGAGTGGATGTCAAGTTCTCTTTCCCATTTGTTAATTGGAATATGAGGGGAACCGTCAGTTGAATATAGAAGTTAATACAGTTTCCAGAGTGGTTTGTTGCTGTTTCTCAATGCCATATATGTCAATGGCCTGTTGGAGTGTTAACATGACGCTACAGTCCAAAAATGTACTGGAGGTGTGTGATcccattttctttccattataTCAGAGGTGATTTATTGACAGTGAAATCTGGATTGTGCAGTAtatgagatgtttttttaattttctaacCAAGTTAGAGTTGTGGCCATTGTGAAGTTTTTGAAGGTGAGTGTTTGATTGTGACGCTAATGAAGGGTCGGCTTGTGCCTGCTGCCGGATGTCTTTACACTTTTTATGGCAGCTTCTCTTCTCTATAGACCCagcaagaaaataaagtttcatatttgtaataataatcaACCACACCCTTGGCTGCCTTTTGGACTTGGAGAGTATTTGCCTAATACACATGAAATAGTGGTAAAGGAGGTGAGGCCAAACCGAGATAACGGACAGTCTGAGATAAGAACAATCACTGCTTCTACAATAGAGTTTGACAGCATCAGTGATTCACCCCGTCGGTTTAACTTTTGACTCTCTTTCGAGAAATGCCCACTCACTTCTACTTTCCACATAATActaatgatgataataacaatgatgTGATTAATGATATGTTATGCTTCTCCAAAACCTTCTCCTGACCACAGGGTGAGATCACCTGCTTCCATGTTTCATCACTAACTGCTGATGATATCGTGTGAGGCCGTTAAACGTTACTTTATTGCTTTGTGTGTTCCCAGTTATCTCAGTGCCGTCTGTGGTTAATGTGTGGGTGGAAGGTGCAGAGGATACAACTTAAGccttagacacacacacctttgctTACACTTCAAAAAGCAACCCAACGCCCACCCACCCAGtcgttctctttctctctctctctctctctctctttctcgttctcttctggattaaaaaaacatgtcgaCTATTATGCATAGCCATCTctcaagtaaatgtttgtccCCTTATCAGTCATACCTTCAGATTCCTACGTATATATACATCAAAATCACGAGGAAATTTGCTGCACTACCACGTGTAGTACCTTGCAACAATTGCATGATCCTTCACCAGTTTACACTATGATGGAAGTGTGGGGACTTTTCCTTCACATCATCTGGGCAAACTAATCAGTGTagtgaataaaaacattcactgaCTAAAGTAGATTTAATctagtttctttcttttgtgcAATGGTTACCGCTGTTGCCTCAAAGCAAGAAAGTTCTGGGTCTGAACCTGCTGTGTGCAGCTTACAAATTCTTCCTCCAACAgcccaaagacatgcaggttacTGACTTTAGATTGATTGTGAATGTGAggatgaatggttgtttgtcaaccagccctgtgatagactggcCTGGATGTACCCTTCTCCACTCACCCAATGTTTCGCCCCGCTTCGCTTGTTTCGTTCATATTGTAAACCCAGTTTTTGCGCTATGTCAACTTCCTAGACAGTATattaaatgtacatattttcGATATCAAAGAGGACCTCTCCactaattattttaaaatgttcacatgtaATGTGAAAGGGTCGCTGCTAGTGACAAACCCACAGAGCTTTATACCCCCACCACCCATTATTCAGAGTTACTGATTAGCTGCTTAGCTGGTAAATAAAGTTGTACATTTGGCtaatgttccagacatttctcAGAATTTAGAACACAGGAGAGCCACTACTCTGAATGAATTCTGAAGTTCCTCTTTACAACTTTAACAGGTGATTATACGTTAATCCATTTGCTTCCAGGTTGTTGCACAGCTCCTCTGCTCTATGAGTGGCCAAAAGAAGTCAAtatttaatgcagctttaagtacattttgaaTTAGGGTCTTCCCATAGACAGTCTCTGAGTTCTCCCAAGTTCTCATCCTGTCTAAGTGTTTAGCTAATGATTAGGTTGTCCATTGTGGCCATTGAGCTAGTCGTTAGTTCCCAAACTCTATTTTTAGTGCTCCGAACAACAAAGGCATCCATACTGCTGAGCTGTTTGTGTGACATGTTATTAGTGTATGGCATTTCACAGCACACAGGTCATCTTAGGATGGCTTGATTTACAGGAGTCACCAGAGCCTTTATAATCAGATGTGGCTGCCAGTGAAGTGATCTACACCTGGCAAAGCCTGCCATTCAATACTGATGACAAGCTGTCCATTGGCAATACTTTCTCTCCCACTATTCAGTAGAGATAAGCTGATTAGCAAATTCACCCAAGGATGAAAACGGCACCTCTAAGTCTTCCTATGAAAACACCAAAGCCAgagacaaaaatgtaaacaacatCCTATACTAGATGCTACTGTCTTTTTTTGGTTGTCCCTGTTTTTACCATAGATTGTATGTAAAGAAggacgacatgacagttccCCTAAAAGTGGAGCCAATCCATCTtgtttgccccctggtggctggctgcagtaaaggtcataaaccctaccttttttttacaaaaagtgAAGTGCAAAAAGTGAAGTGCAAATTTTTCCACCAAGTTTATTTTTAGTAAGTTATTTGATGGTATAAATAACGGTGaaacgtcacgattgacagctgagactgccttgtgattggtcaagcgttTGTATCGGCCGAACCGCAATACACCAACTTCACTCCACAATCACTTCTGTGCAGACTTATAGTCTTATAGTTGTTCTTTGCCCATTCTAATTGTCTGCTTTCGTACAGGCACTAACTTGACACTGTGCTTTTCTTGCACTGCAGATTTACTGGATGAAcaacttttctttgttttgaaataGAATAAGACTCAGAGACAACGTCAAACACctgtatattttacataaataagATGTTGGAGCATCTTGATACATTGTTCTACGTCCTCTTCTTGGCACTGGACTCCTTAGGTTTGAGTTCCATGTAAGAGGCTTTTAATATCTGACAGGTCTGTTTGTGCCGTTCTTTTGTCCCCGTGTGTCTAACGGTTCTTCTGAGGAGCAGACTAATTCATCAGGAATGCATACTTTTCCCATAAGCCCCACTGCAAAGCTTCTGGAATTGAGACGTTACCTTGGAGATAGCCAGTTATGCTAAGAACCTCATGCaggatggaaaacacacacatcagcatcaCGCtcatagatacacacacacacatataacatATAGTCAATTAAAGTTTTATGTTGGAGTCTGAATAACGGCCAAACTGGACATTTGTAACAGGAGGTATGCACCCAATACCACTCAGAGCTGTAATTGTGTCCATGCTACCTGCAGAGTTCATTGTGTGACAGTCATTCCAGAGGCTCAGGAAGGAAACCGGATTCCCTGGCTCTTTTCAGTTCGCACAAGGGCATGATTGTGCCCCGAGGCTGTAGGTACCTGACTGACAGACAACCTTTCCAGGTGGAAAGCATCAGGTTgtctttcacaccttgttacaGCTGTGGGAATGCATTAGAGGATAAAGGCTGTTGAAGGAGGCAGTGATCAAACAAGCTGTCGCTGACCAATTTCAAACGCACGGCGTGAAATAGCAGAGGAATTCTTGCATACTTggtacaaatttaaaaacagatcaaCTAAACAgtcaataaaaaataagttGACAGCATATAATCTATTTCTTGCCCGAATTAGTTGTAGAGACATTTTTGTCCAGTAGCTGTGCAGAAATGAGAACCTTGCAGCAGAGAGGGTTTGGTTGTTGTGCTCTGTCATAAAGGAAAGCACACTCTGTCATTATGATCGGATGTATCCTGAGAAAACCAGGAGAGACCAGACGCTAGGCTACAGCTTCCACGACTACTACTGCTTCtagtactactactattacacacacacacacaatccaatCTCAGCACGGCCCTTAATAGGCTGTTTAAACACTCCAGCTATATATGAAAAAGCTTTACAGCTTTTCAAAGCCCAGCACGAAAACATATGCACAGAGCCACAagtaaacatgcacacaatggcctacacaaacacacacacagtaaaaagacacagacatactacacactcacactctcgCACCCAATCTCACACATTGAAGCCTACTGGGTCAGACATGGAGACAATGCATGAGGCTGAAGGCATTGAGACAGTGTCTTTGTGCGAATCCTGTAATCTCCTCACTGAGGGTCGCATTCTTTGTGCAGCCATAGAAAAAATACAGCCTCCTTACTGATgccctccgtgtgtgtgtgtgtgtgtgtgtgtgtgtgtgcgtgtgcgtgtgcgcgcgtgctGCAGTGGTCCGAGGGCGTGTGAAAAAAAGAGTCTGACAGAGAGAGGCGGAAGTAGAGGCATTTTCTGAGAAATGATGACGAACCGGCAGAGGAATGCGGTGCCATGCGTGTTTGGGCAGGGGGACGGCGGGGGCCGGGGGTGTTTGATGAGGACTGCATGGGGAGACGGAGACGGGTGTCCCGGAGACACGTGGAGTGAACCCTGAGGCATGTGCTTGCATCACCAGCACTGCCAGCTGACCCTGTGATGCCAGAACTCAAACCTACCAACTGCATGTAGTTAATGAGACCTAATGATAAATCGGTCTGAGCGGGAGTCAGGTCAGAAGAGCGTTATCACGTTTCACCTCTTGTCAGTCCAGCAAGTTTCTCTCAAACAAGCTGAAATAATTAGGTGTCCTACATCGTTTTATACCTCAGGATTAAATGTTCACCCGTAACCAAGTATGCTACCACTTACCATTCAATTAATTTGTTTGAGTTTAGGTATCATCCAACAACTTAATTAGAAATTgctcttgagtgtgtgtgtctgatttcaTGGCCTGGTCCTTCACCCCTGCATCCCTGGGGAGGAGTTAGCATCTGCCCCTGGTGGGGGTTGGACAGCCCGGCCTCACCTCTTTGTTTTTGGGTTGAGGGGTAGAGCcatctgcttgtgctcaaactgacaataaaaatcaggtttcctgcacacacacacacacacacacacacacacacacacacttcttagTCTATGTTCGATGGTGATATGAATTCCTAAAGTTATAACCTACAAGTCATCTCCGCTTGTGCTTGTGCAGGACGTGCTTAAGTTTGTGTGTCTATGcgtatacagtatgtttgtgaTGAGTTACCTTGTGTCTTTCTTGGCACTAGTAGTTGGGCCTCATGTTATCTTCTGAGCACATTCTTTCCTGTGCTACAGTGTGGAAAAGAGAACTCATCCTATCAAAACCATTTACTGACAAACGACTGAGCAGGTACACGGACTCACAGGATATTAATCTTCTCTGTAAGTCACATGTACcaaagaggacacacacagtactTGGCTGGATTTCAAACCTGTTCCCTGCTGAGCTACAAATGTATGTTTCATTACgtccaccaaagaggttatgttttgtacatttctgtgttagttagttggtttatttcacaaaaactactcaggggatttcaatgaaacttggtggaaggatggatcatgggccaagaaagaacccattacattttggtgtggatttgGACAAAGAGGTGGATCTTGaaattttatctttttaacattgcaagacagGATATTTTTTTAGATTggatattgttaaaaataagtCCGGCAAATTTTGTatctagcagatttaaatgtggttagGAATTCTTCAGTTGCTGTAAAGTAATATATAGGGCTACAAACCTGTAACTCCCACCAATGTGTAGCGGAGATAATGTGGACTCAGCAAATGAGTGGTTAATATGTATCCTCAATAGTTTTAGAACTATGTCCAATGAACATGACCTACTTGGTGCGGAATTTAAGGAATCCGTCGGGACTTGGCGGAGGGATGCGCTCTACTGACTGTCATGTCTTCCTGTGGTGTGTGATTATCAAGTTAAGAGTCAGCTTATCAGTGTAAGTTAatgcttaaaaacaaaatgataaatgtgcgttgtatgtttctgtgtatCTATTAGGCTCAACACAGAGATACTTTCATCCAAGAGCGCTACGGCCAGTACGACCTTAGCGATCCATTCCTGGCGCTGCAGCGGGACAACGAGTCCGCGGAGCGCCAAAGCACACTCACCCAGCATCAAACACACCTGCAGGGTCAGGCAGTGGGCCCGAATCCTCTGGCTGTCCTCAAACTCGTCATGGCTCACTGCAAGAGGATGCAGGACAGGATGATGGGACAGCTGGCTGCTGCCGAGAGCAGACACAGGAGGGTAAGAGGCATAAACACACTCAGTACGTTCTGCAGCTCCCCTGTCCTGTATGAGGAAGATGTGTCACTCACAATAGGTGTGTTATGCGTGTAAATGGGAGCAACATACATGTATGTCTCCATGTTTCAGACCCTGTAGACTTGGCTTgagcgagagaggcagacagacattAGCCGCACCTAGACTTTAGAGAGGTGATATGGAGCTTCATAACAGCGGGTTTATGGGAGTCACTGCTGACTGTCTCTGAGTCAACTGCAGAGAGTTTGAGGAAACAGACGAAACCTTGTCATGAAGTTGGGGATCTTCTACGCAGCTGATAAGTTTCACATCAGCAATACTGTGCGGGGCAGGACAGTTACTCTGataaaaatacatcaatgaTATGTGCAAGTTTCACATTTATGCAGCGAAACAAAAAACCCTGCCTGCATGTCATGTGATTATAACTGTTTTATTTGGCTGTATGCTTTATAGATGATAGCTGATCTGGAGGATGAGAAACGTCGGCACGCCCAGGACTCTGCACATAGTGAGGATTTAACCGTCATGCTGCGGACAGAAAGAGACCAACTGCTGCAACAGGTGCACCTGACATGTTAAAGATAAAAGTCTGCATATGGCCTACtgttgtactgtgtgtgtatttgtatgggGTTTTGTTTGGTAAAGACGTGAAACTCTCAGCTAAACCTGTGCTCACTGGCTGACGTACAGTATGTGAACATCTGTTAGGAGAGATTTTTCTGTTTCcgttctgctcctcctctttccctctcctctgcctgtctGCACATTGTTCTTCAGTCATACCGAGCAGCGAAGCATCAGTGCAGCTCCACTGTGTGAGTTAGTAGCGTAGAGAGGGCTGTAAAAGGtacagtgacacacagaggCACCCGTATGCACAAGCACAGGGCTGTTCTAGAGGAAACAGGGGAGGAAAAGGCCATTGTGTAGCTGTGCAGCAGCCACGGGGCTTTATGGCCTCAGGAAACCTGAGATAATGGATGACCATGCCTTTACGCAAGGTCagctcgtacacacacacacacactgtgagcacaaacacagcaccATACAAACTAAGCACAAGGGACTTATGTAAGAAAGAGTGTCTCCCAGTCTTCCTCGGGCTTTCCTGCACGTGTTGTTTTTTGGACACTAATCGTATacattagttttttattttatcacctCCCATTTCCTTCTATTCATCAAAGCTTTTAAGCAGTCCAGTCACCCGCTGATGACCTCAGAGCACACTGAACTTTCCATAAACATGCTATGTAAgcaaaaaatcatttttttcacaaGGCAAAAGGCTAAAAACTGCCCCCTGTCCGACTCTCTAAAGTcttaaacacatacacacacaatctatCTTCGTTCCTCTATGACTCACATGGACCTAATTTATATTCATCAGACAAAACTTTATGTAGATAGAGCCAAGAAAGTTAGGATTTGATTACCTACAAATGATGTCAGCCATTTTTGAAATTTTTGaaaacttttaaacattttgtctgaGTGGGCCCCATTTTCATATGTGCCGTGTCTAATGAAATAGATAGGAAATATTGTGCTCAAATGAATCTATTGCAAATTAGCCACTAGTCCATTTGGACATGTATGCAAAGATGCTGTCAGTTGCTGCCAACTCAGTCATAATCGTTTTTTTGCAAAATGCATGTCCTAATGTTTTATGCCAATTGTTCCAACAGTTCTATTTTCAATTGCTTCTCATGCTGTTTGATTTAATGCAACAAAGCAGTGCTCTTTTGCCTCCTTGTGGTCAACGTTGGAAGACTTACCATGTCTTGACTTGtattcctctccctctctttctagTTGGAAGGGGAGCGTGACAGTGTGCGGAGGTTGGAGAAGGAACAGGCACAGCTGGTGAGCAAGGTGGAGGAGTCACTTTCCCAGCAGCAgaggctctcctccactctgaccctGGAGCTCCAGAAAGCCAGTGGCCAGGCTCAGGAGGAGGCTCAGAAGGTCTCCCAACTTCAAACTTTGCTCCAAGAAGAGACCAGTGCTCTAGAGAAGATCCAGGGGATCCTCGAAGGTGAGAGGAGCAGGGCGGCCCAGCTAGAGGCCAGATCTGAGGGGCAGCAGGCTGAGTTTGACTCCGAACTAGAGCGGATGAAAGCCAGGGtcagcaaagaggaggagaggagtagGGAGTTGGAGAgacaggtggaggagctgaggaagaggTTGGCTGAGCCTGAAGAAGGTAAAGAGGGCGTGAAGGAGGATGTGACGGAGGTGAAAGAGTCGCTTTCCAAGGCGATGGTGGTGTCCACCTCTGCTGAGACTGTACCGGATGGAAAGGTAAATGTCACTCCTAAATCCACCTCACTGTCAAAGGTCAACGGCCATCACAATCATAAAGAGACAGAACCAACTCaagaggggaggggagcagACAATGGAGGGGTGATAGAGAATGGGGGAGCCGCACCTTTGCATTTCCCTcttcaccctcaccctcactctccctccagcacagcctcctcctctctctcctcctcccccatttCCTCCCCCATCCTTGCCAAGCGACTGGGCAGCCCAGGCTTGCATCAGTCCTCCTACCAGGCCGGAGTCAACCAGCGATTCCAGGCTGCCAGGCACAAGTTCCAGAGCCAGtctgagctggagcagcagcagggtggcCCGCTTTCCCCCAGGGACCtctcccccaccacctcctccattcCTCCCCCACCAGAGCACAGCACAGCTAAGCAGCTGGCCCGCAACACTGTCACTCAGGTGCTGTCCCGCTTCACTAGCCAACAAGCAGGAGTCAAGCTGGCCCCTCTCAGCAGCTCTCCGTTCGGTACAGACTACCGAAACCTAGCAGCGTCCCCTCCTGGTGGGAGGTCACCTTCTTCAGGGCCCTTATCTCCAGGCATCCGCTCCCCCCTCACTCCTCGCTCAGAGAGGACCCATCCTCCTCCGATCCCTCCCAAGAAGCCAGGCATGAGTCCAACTCCAGGCTCCCCAAGTCACTCTGCTCGGACCAGCCTCTTCCCCGAGCTGACCGGCACCTGTGGGCATAGCAACAACGGCCAGGAGGGAGCCAAGGAATCAGACCTTTTATTTTCTAGCAGCTAACGGCCGGTTCACACAAACTCACTTCTAAATGAGTCAGACCTTACTCAACACTTACTGTAATTTTCATCTTTACTGGCGCTCAAGCCCACTTCATAGCACTCATGAGCAGATGGACTGgttcaaaccacagactgtatacagatggatgacgtgtctccatctcctcccatCGTATAATTAGGAAGCTAAAATATTCCTAATGCGGGTGccaccatcttgcacttttgacgtcatttggagccagtagAGATTGTGGGGCGGAGCCAcagtatcgaggtcctgccCGTTCATGCGCTTGACCAACCGcgaatcagtctcagctgtcaatcacaatgtTTCTACCCATTTTTAGAACATAATATAACAAAAAGTAAACGTACGGACAAAATTaaaacttgaacatacatcagtgtgataagaactatctaaAACTGAAACCATCTCGTCCTTTGAACGTGTActtgtttgttccatgtcccattcactaacatggaggaggtggggtttatcACCTATAATGCAGCCAATCACCAGGGGACCATCAAGACTatttggattcacttttggggacctgtcatgtcgtccatctttatttacagtctatgcacCCCTACCCCCCTAGTCTTTTATGGATGCTTTCATTGGATTTAATATTTCTTACATTCCTGTCTTTGGTTCTTTATGTAGAATATTTGAGTTTGAAATTTTagagtaaaaaatatttatgttatttttcactTAAACCCTATATTAGGGGTGTTGAGAAACCATATATAAAGAATACTGttgactttaaaaaacaaaatgtcagtgGGATCTTAAAGCACAGCCCTCCTTTTCTTAACCCTTTAATGCTTCAAACTGCCTGTTAGAATAAAAGAAGAGTTTAGTCAGATACAGCACTGTGTAGCTAGTGGAGGGGCCAAAAATATAGATGTAGAGCATAGTGAAAGTGCAGCTGTCACCATGTCACAATAAAATagtaactttaaaatgttttgccaACTTATTCTTATGCAGCTGTTGTGGAGATTGGCCATGGAAATGTTATActgtaaataatttaaatgaacaaTATCACTTGCAtgtgctgttttttgtttttttctactaGTCACAGATACACTGAATCTTGTCTTGAAAAAAGGGAGAGCACACTTTGCACTACATTTCTCTAAGACACTGTATGTCTACAatttcagatgttttattcagGGAAAGATTCATTTCCGCTTCACTCGAACCGAGAAGGACTGAGTCCTGTGCCGAGAACCATTTGGTATAAAGGGTTGAATCTTGCTACTGTAACTATTGTTTCTATAGCACATATCAAATAATTTACAtagtattgtgtgtgttgtcgtaATGATGcaacatgttatattttattttacatttactgtgttttatgtTTCGTTTTCTAGCTTTAAAAACCAAGAATTCATTGAAAGAAATTATTTTAGCcttttgatttaaatgtcaatTTATATACACACTGCTTATCTGAGGGCCACCGTCCCTCAGCTTTCTCTAGAAAATATGCATATGTTGAACACCTGCAACACCTAGtggtattttaaataaattaccCATGCCTTAAAGAtgagtgtttgtcttttttttgtttattaccTTTACAAAGACTTAACTGAAGGGTAATGCGATGTGCATGCGACTccattaaaatcaaaacaacaatctagccaAGCTGTTCAATCCATTTATTTGTACAACAGAACGGGGCAGTAAAGTCTTGAGCTTAATAACTGATCGGAACACAGTTGTAGTATTGTGTGAGGGTTGAACACGGCACAGTCTAGATAACATGTAACTGATCCAGAGTCAGCCTACTTAGAAGTCGTGTAACACATACAGAATGATGTGGCCTTCCAGAAGTCATGTAacgtatacagtatatatgatCTTGCCTTACATGGCAACAGCTTTGCATTCACTTGGCATTGACCAATACACAGTTTGTTACAGTTCAGAGTGCAATAATATTATAAGACTCCAACAAAAACCAGCATATTAAAATAGAAATTTGCATACATGGGTGGGAGGGTGGAGTTCTTTACCATAGGAAAGAGATTTTGGCAAATAAATCTTGGTTATTATGAGTATGTTTCTCCTTTCACAAAGGAAAAGCTGTACAGCAGTGGAGGTGGTGTTTGTCAAAGTAAGAGACCAGAGAATGCATTATAGACGCAGCAGCGTAGAGGGTGATTTATCTTATTTCAGTCATCATAGTTCGCATTGGTGGAGACACACATCAGTGACACGCAACAGAAAGTAATTACACATTCCCTCAGTCCTGATGGACACCGACGAACACCAGAGGTCAACAGTGCAGGAACAGAGCTATGCTGAGAATCGTGCTACTTCTAAATGttatcagataaaaaaaaactcaatccCGTCAGCGATGTAAGTAACTAAGTTCTGTCAGTACCAGTTAAAAAGTCAGATGACTGCAATTCATTTTGTGCCAAATTTTCCTGATGTACTTGTTTCCCAATTCtataaggaaaagaaaagtttcacaaaatgaatattttattccAAAATCAAACTCTTGATATGTAATGATGTGCTTAATTTCTCTCATCAGCTGCCTTGTGCAGTTCTGTTTTTTGTCCGTGTGGGCTGATATCTCCACTGTGATCACAGTTCTGCAACAGTTTGATAAAGAAAGAGTAATGTAACCACTGATACATGAATCTAGGGGAGCCCTGTGATTCCTTAAATGGCCGAAGGAAGAGTCACTCCTCTAATGTAGCAGTTCTGAGCACAGCCCTGCACACTGACCCAACACAACTCTCTCACACCACACATCCTCAAGTAACCATTTTCTCCAAACCATCTATCTCCATACTGCAACTTCT contains:
- the LOC118110742 gene encoding CTTNBP2 N-terminal-like protein; amino-acid sequence: MKEEKMNVEALSRAELLTLLSILEGELEAQDVVIHTLRAQHRDTFIQERYGQYDLSDPFLALQRDNESAERQSTLTQHQTHLQGQAVGPNPLAVLKLVMAHCKRMQDRMMGQLAAAESRHRRMIADLEDEKRRHAQDSAHSEDLTVMLRTERDQLLQQLEGERDSVRRLEKEQAQLVSKVEESLSQQQRLSSTLTLELQKASGQAQEEAQKVSQLQTLLQEETSALEKIQGILEGERSRAAQLEARSEGQQAEFDSELERMKARVSKEEERSRELERQVEELRKRLAEPEEGKEGVKEDVTEVKESLSKAMVVSTSAETVPDGKVNVTPKSTSLSKVNGHHNHKETEPTQEGRGADNGGVIENGGAAPLHFPLHPHPHSPSSTASSSLSSSPISSPILAKRLGSPGLHQSSYQAGVNQRFQAARHKFQSQSELEQQQGGPLSPRDLSPTTSSIPPPPEHSTAKQLARNTVTQVLSRFTSQQAGVKLAPLSSSPFGTDYRNLAASPPGGRSPSSGPLSPGIRSPLTPRSERTHPPPIPPKKPGMSPTPGSPSHSARTSLFPELTGTCGHSNNGQEGAKESDLLFSSS